The genome window CCACGGCTACGGCGGCAACTGGGGCAACCAGGTGTGGCTGGCCAGCGCCCTGGCCCATCAGGGCTACATCGTGGCGGCGGTCAACCATCCCGGCACCACCAGCAAGGATCGCAGCCCCCAGGCTGCTGCGCAGTTATGGCAACGACCCAGAGACCTGAGCCGGGCCATCGATACGGTGATCGCCCAGCCGACGCAGTTCGGCACCGTGGCAAACAACCGTATCGCCGTGGTGGGCCACTCCATCGGTGGCTGGACCGCCATGGAAATCGCCGGCGCGCGTTTCGACCCGGACCTCTTCGCCCGCGATTGCAACGCCCATCCCAAGTTGGGCGGCTGCATCGGCTACCAGCAGATCAAGCCCGCCGCGACCCCGGCGGCGAAGGCCCAACTGGCCGCTGACCTGCGCGACCCACGCGTCGGCGCCGTGGTGACCCTGGACCTGGGCCTGTCGCGCGGCTTCACCGACGCCAGCCTGGCCGCCCTGCCGGTGCCGGCGCTGGTGATTGCGGGGGGTGTACCAACGGAAGATATGGACCCCAACCTGGAGTCCGCCGACATGGTCAGGCGCATGCCCAAAGCCTCGACCCAGTACGTGGAAATCCGCGATGCCACGCACTTCAGCTTCATGTCGATCTGCAAGCCGGGCGGCATGGCGTTGATCGAAGAAGACTCGCCGGGCGACGGCATGATCTGCCGCGATGGTGAGGGGGCTCGACCACGGGCAGCGATCCAGCACCAGGTGGTAGAACGCATGGCTGCGTTCCTGCGGCAATCGTTCCGCCATTGATCAAAGACACGACCCCTTGACTGACCGACGGAGCGCAACATGCAAGAAAGCAAAAACCTCAGAGGGCTACGCGGCTGGCTCATACTGATTGGCATCGGCCTGATCGTATCGTTCGCCCGCATGACCTACGCCCTGCTCGCGGTGTATTACCCGCTGTTCACCGACGGCACCTTCACTGCCCTGAGCACGCCCGGGACGACGTTGTATAACCCGCTGTGGGCGCCGATCCTGATTTCGGAAGCGCTCATCAGCTCACTATTTGCCGCCACCTACACGTACCTCATTTACCTGTTCATCACCGAGCACTACCGGTTCCCCAAGGTTTACATCGCCACGGTGCTGGTGTCGGCGGTCTTTATTCCGCTGGATGCCTGGGTGTGCTCCCTTGTGTTGGTAGATGAGCCCATCTTCGACGCCAGTACCACGAAAGAACTGGCGCGGACGTTGATCACCTTGTTTGTCTGGGTGCCCTACATGCTGGTATCCAAACGGGTCAAGGCAACGTTTGTGATGCACAGGCCAGAACCTGCGGACGCTCGCAGCGCCGTCACCCTTTGACCGCCCGCGCCTTCGCTTACCAAGCGGTCTACCGCTACCTCGTCGAACTGATCGAGGCCAGCCCGTACCAAGGCGAGCGTCAACTGCCATCCCTGCGCCAACTGGCGCAGCGCCTCGGCGTGTCGGTGTCGACGACCAAGTACGCCTACTCGCTGCTGGAGGATGAAGGCCGGATCGTCGCCAAGCCCAAGGTGGGCTACTTCACCCGCCTGATGCCGACGCCGCCCTCGACTGAACACTCACCGAACCTGCTCGAACAGGTCTTCGCCAGCTCCCGCCAACCGGGC of Pseudomonas azotoformans contains these proteins:
- a CDS encoding alpha/beta hydrolase family protein, whose product is MKTTLTVLLLIGLAMPAFADTTPIGFKSINVPDAQRPLQMVVWYPAATTANPELIRDDAVFFGALAVPDAPAASGEHPLVVLSHGYGGNWGNQVWLASALAHQGYIVAAVNHPGTTSKDRSPQAAAQLWQRPRDLSRAIDTVIAQPTQFGTVANNRIAVVGHSIGGWTAMEIAGARFDPDLFARDCNAHPKLGGCIGYQQIKPAATPAAKAQLAADLRDPRVGAVVTLDLGLSRGFTDASLAALPVPALVIAGGVPTEDMDPNLESADMVRRMPKASTQYVEIRDATHFSFMSICKPGGMALIEEDSPGDGMICRDGEGARPRAAIQHQVVERMAAFLRQSFRH
- a CDS encoding DUF2569 domain-containing protein, with the translated sequence MQESKNLRGLRGWLILIGIGLIVSFARMTYALLAVYYPLFTDGTFTALSTPGTTLYNPLWAPILISEALISSLFAATYTYLIYLFITEHYRFPKVYIATVLVSAVFIPLDAWVCSLVLVDEPIFDASTTKELARTLITLFVWVPYMLVSKRVKATFVMHRPEPADARSAVTL